A window of uncultured Cohaesibacter sp. genomic DNA:
CCCGGCGAGCCGCCATCCCCATGGCTGGGTCACCTTGCCCGACGGATCACGGACTTCCATACCATGCATGTCATCAAGCAAATCCATCAGATCAGCGGGGCATTCCTTATAGATGTCCGAATAGGTCCGCGCCCTCTTGTCAAACACCAGATGGGACAGCACAAACTTGAAAGCCTCAAGGCTGCTCTTCTGGAAGGGGAGCGCCAGTATCTGCTCGGCGAACTGCTCGAACAGATAGGGCATGTGGATCGACAGGCCGATGAGACAATTCTCATACTCTGTCGACTGCCCCTCTTCGGGCACCCGTGAGACATTGCCCGAGGCCTGAATGGCCGAAGATGGCCCGGCTCCCTGCCCGGCCCGAGCCCCACCGCCAGTGAAATAGCGATTGCGGTTCTGATCTCGGCGCGCGCGTTCCTGCTGCCAGAACAGATTGGACAGTGCGGACTTGAAGCTCATCTGATATTGCCGCTGAACCCGCTCTTCCTTGATCAGGCGCAGCAGATCCTCGATCCGTTTTTCAAAGGCAGCCTTGCGCTCCGGCGTGTCCACCGGCTGGGCCTCAAGCTCCCGTTCCCAGATGACTTCAGACAGCGGCTTGGCCGACCTCAGCACCTCGCCGAAAGCCTCTGCTCCGCCCTGCCGAACCAGATCATCCGGATCCTGCCCGTTGGGCAGGAAGACGAACTGGAAGGAGTAGCCAGCCTTGAGGCTGGGCAGAATGCGTTCAATGGCCCGATGGGCGGCCTGTCGTCCGGCACGGTCACCGTCAAAACAGATGTAGGGCTCGTTGGAAAAGCGCCACATGCGGGCAATCTGCTGCTCGGTGAAGGCCGTGCCCAGCGAGGCGACCACGTGCTTGATGCCGACCTGATGGAGGGCAATCGCATCCATGTAGCCCTCGACTACAATCGCCGAATTGGCCTCATAGGCCGCCTGCCGCGCTCGATTGGCGTTGAACAGCATCGTGCCCTTGAAGAAGAGCTTGGTTTCCGGCGAGTTGAGATATTTCGGCTTGCCATCCGGGTCGAGCGTTCGACCACCAAAGGCCACGACCCGTCCCTTCTCGTCCTCGATGGGGATCATCAGGCGATTGCGGAAGCGATCATAGGTCGCCCGCCCGTCATCAGGCTTGATCACAAGGCCCGTGTCGAGCATGTCCTGCTCGCTGACGCCACGCTCGAGCAGATAGCTCTTAAGATGATCGCGACTGTTGACGGAAAAGCCGACGCGGAAGGTCTTTAATGTCTCGGGTTTCAATCCCCTGTTCTGGGCATAGAGCCGTGCTTCCCGGCCATAGTCCGAGCTGAACTGCAGCTGGAAATAGCGCGTCGCCATCTCCATGATGTCATAAAGGCTCGCCCGCTCCCGCTCGCGGCGCTGCACCTGCGGGTCCGGGTCAGGCAACACGACACCGGCCTGCGCGGCCAGAGCCTCGACGGCTTCAGGGAAGCTGAGCCCTTCGGTCTCCATCAGAAAGCGGAAGATGTCGCCGTGCTTGCCAGACGAGAAGCAATGGTAGAACTGCTTCTGGTCATTGACGAAAAAGCTGGGGGTCTTTTCCTTGTTGAAAGGTGACAGGCCTGCAAATTCCCGCCCCTGCCGACGCAGTTTGACCTTGCGCCCGACCACGTCGGAAACGGGGATCCGGTCCCGGATCTCTTCGAGAAGGTTCTGCGGATATTTCATTGGCGCAACCGGGATCCACCCATTGACGACAGCCGCCCCTGACCGTACCGTTTCGCCAAGCAGTGCAGAGCACCAACCGGCTCGAAGGGAAACAGTTCAAGCGACATGATCATCATCATATAATCAGATCTTGGAAAAGCACAATGGCTCCCGATGGGGGAGCCATTGGTGAGATTGATATGGTCTGAAAGGCACAGGCTAGCGAAGCAGATCCTTGACGATGCAGCTTGCCTTGCCAAAATCCATCTGGCCGGGATAATGCGCCTTCAGATGCGCCATCACCTTGCCCATGTCGCGCAGCCCGTCCGCATCCAGCTCTTCAACGGCTTTGGCACAGGTGGCGTTGACTTCCGACTCTTCCATCTGCTGGGGCAGAAATTCAAGAATGATCGACCGCTCGTCTCTTTCCTGCTCGGCAAGTTCAAGACGCCCGGCTTCTTCGTAGGTACGGATCGATTCGTCGCGTTGCTTGACCATCTTGGCCAGAATCTGAAGCACTTCCTCATCAGAGACGCGATCGCTTCCCTGAGACCGTGCCTCTACATCGCGATCCTTGAGGGCCGCATTCACCAGCCGCAGGGTCGCCATACGGCGCTTGTCCTGTTGTCGGATAGCTTCCGTCAGGCTTTCATTAATCCGCTCGCGCATAAAAGGCCTTTCATTGATTTCGGTTCGGAGTGGGATGGCCCATAGGCGTCGATGATCCCAGTCTCGCAAATAAGATGTGGTGCCGTAGTCCACTCAATTGAACGGCCACAATCTTCAAATCAAACACACAGCTCAATACAGCCACTTTACGCTAGAGGCAAGTCAGCAGTCATCCCGAGACAAGGAACAGCATCATGACATCGGACAGACCGGACTCGCTTCTCAGCGTTCAATAAGGGCCTAAAATCGCATATTGCCGCCAGCAATGGAAACTATTTTTTAACGCTGCCTCGCACCAACATTGACCCATGCCCTCTTTTGCCCTAGATGATCAGGTCTGAGAACAGACGCTTCCCTTGATAAATCGCAAGATGGCGGTCGCCTCCAAAAGGAGCGATCGGCAATGGAATGCGGCTACCCTTGGACTTTCTACTCAGGACACATTTGGCTATGGCTCAATCCGCATCTCTTCAGGCCTCCGCTCCCGCTCCTTGGGACGAGATCAAGCCGACCGCGCTTCTGGTGCTGGCCGACGGCACCGTCATCGAGGGTCAGGGCATTGGCACCACCGGGTCCGCAGTGGCTGAGGTCTGCTTCAACACCGCCATCACCGGATATCAGGAGATCCTCACCGATCCCTCCTATGCCGGACAGATTGTCACCTTCACGTTCCCCCACATCGGCAACATCGGCACCAATGACGAAGATGTCGAGACCATCGATATGGAAAGCACCAGCGGTGTCCGTGGCACAGTGATCAAGACCGATATCACCGAGCCGTCCAACTACCGCGCAAGCCGCCATTTCGACGCCTGGCTGAAAAGCCGCGGCATCATCGGCATCGCAGGCATCGACACCCGCGCGCTGACCGCTCACATCCGCGAGAAGGGTCTCGCCAATGCCGTGATCGCCCATTCACCGGATGGCAAGTTCGACGTCGAGGCACTCAAGCGCGAAGCCGCTGGCTGGAATGGTCTCGTCGGAGCCGACCTTGCCAAGGATGTCACCGCAGACGAAGCCTATGCATGGACCGAGACCCCATGGGTCTGGGACGAAGGCTTTGGCACCCAGAAAGAAGCAGCTTTCCATGTGGTCGCAATCGACTTCGGTATCAAGCGGAACATCCTGCGCCTGCTCGCTCGCGAAGGCTGCAAACTCACCGTTCTTCCGGCCACGGCAACCGGCGAGGAAATTCTGGCTCTGAAACCGGACGGCGTGTTCCTGTCAAACGGCCCGGGCGATCCGGCTGCAACCGGCGAATATGCCGTTGACGCCATCAAGGCCGTGATCGACGCGGGCATTCCGCTATTCGGCATCTGCCTTGGTCACCAGATGCTGGCACTTGCCCTTGGCGGCAAGACCACCAAGATGCATCAGGGCCATCATGGTGCCAACCATCCAGTGCAGGACAAGACGACCGGCAAGGTGGAAATCACCTCCATGAACCACGGCTTTGCGGTGGATGGCGACAGCCTGCCCAAAGGCGTCAGCGAAACCCACGTCTCCCTGTTCGATGGCTCCAACTGTGGCCTTGCCGTGGATGGCAAACCGATCTTCTCGGTTCAGTACCATCCTGAGGCTTCGCCGGGCCCGCAGGACAGCCACTATCTGTTCACCCGCTTCCTCAACCTCATCCGCGCCAGCAAGGGCATGGAGCAGGTCGCCGAGTAATCCGGGCACCCAGTCCTAAAGACTTGAAAACCGCCGAGACCGATGGTCCGGCGGTTTTTTATTGCTCTCGAAACACCATTCCATCTTAAGGATTGGCCACCGAGAAAGTGTCGCAGGCGCTCACCTTGCCCGCTTCATAGCCACGCTGAAACCATTTCTTGCGCTGGGCGGAGGTGCCATGGTTGAAGCTGTCGGGCACGACATAGCCTTGTGTCCGCTTCTGCAGGGCATCATCCCCGATCTGGGTTGCAGCATTGAGCGCCTCGTCCAGATCTCCGCGCTCCAGAAGCCCCTTCTGGTTTGTATAATAACCCCAGACGCCCGCATAGCAGTCGGCCTGAAGCTCCACCCGGATCGACATCTGGTTCGCTTCCACCGTCGACATCGACCGCCGCATCTCGTTGAATTTCGGCAACACGCCGGTGAGATTCTGGATGTGATGGCCGACCTCGTGCGCGATGACATAGGCCTGGGCAAAATCGCCCGGCGCTTCAAAGCGCGTCTTCAGCTCATTGTAGAAATCAAGGTCGATATAGACCTTCTTGTCGCCGGGGCAATAGAAGGGGCCAGTTGCTGCGGACGCAAACCCGCAGGCCGATTGCACCTGCCCGGAAAACAGCACCAGTGACGGTTCGGGATAGGTCTGTCCAGCCGATTTGAAAATCTGCCCCCAAACATCCTCGGTCTCAGCCAGCACCACCTTGACGAATGAGGCCATTTCCTCTTCAGCCGCCGACCGCTGCGTGTTTGTGGTTCGGGTCGTCTGTGTTGTCTGGGTCTGTTGCGGCATGACGATGTCACCGCCCATCAGCATCGAAAGGATGGTTGACGGGCTAACCCCCATCATCCACAGAACCCCGCCGATGATGATCAGCACGATCAGGCTCGGACCGCCCTTTCGTCTTCCGCCGATGGGTAGCCGCATCCGGCCCCCGGTGTAATTGCCGGAAGTCTGTCCCCGTCGATCTTCTACGTTGCTGCTCTCTCTTCGTCCACGCCAGCGCATATATGCCCCATTCCTGTCGTTGCCTAGCACCCCACGGGGCAGAACTCCGCCCTTTCATCCCATGGCGCACCATGGAACAGCTTTTGATTGGACGCAACAGGATTTGCACCCTCTGACAATCACCTCGACGACAAAGAACCAATTGGGCGAAAGACCCACCATGAAGCGCGCGACAAACACAAAAAAACAGCCATAAAAAAAGAGAAGGCCCGCACGATGCGAGCCTTCTTCTTAAGTGAGCTTTTTATTCGTTCCGGACCTAGGCCCGAAACCTATTGGGTGTTTAACCGACGAGCTTGCGCCAGAAGCGCAGAAAGCCGTGGCGTACAACCGCGTGCTTGTGGACATCACACCGACGATTGACGCCCAAGGTTTCACGGCTCAGCATAAGATCAGCCAACATTGGGATTCTCCAGTAAATATGGGTTTTCCAACCCCGCCTATCATCACACTCAAAAGCAGCATGAAATTGATTGCTTTTCGATCAAGCCTGAGCTTAATTAGGATCAAATCAACTGCACTTAGTGCGCTTACATAGACCTATATGTGCACATTGTGCGTTTATGTCAACACAAAAGCGCAATTTTTGCGCAAAAAGTTTGTGCCGTGCCAAAAGACGATAAAAAAGCCGACTCCGAAGTCATGCTCCCCGACCAGTTTCGGGCGTGGAGACGGAGCATGGGCCTGAAGCAAAAAGACGCAGCCGACCTGCTGGGTTTGAAGAAACGCATGATCCAGTATTACGAAAAGGGCAAGCGGGAAGGCAAAGCCGTTACCATTCCGAAATCCGTCCGACTGGCCTGTTATGCGCTGTCGGTCGGTATCAGCGACTATGACGGCTCCAACATCAGCAAACTGGATCTGAGCCAGATCGTCGATCCGAGCGACCCCAACCTCGAATAATCCCCCAAAACGAGGGCGAGAGGCATGGGGTGGCCCCCCCTGATCGGACTTGGGCGCGCAGGATCATTCAACAAAATTATACCACGCGTGTTTCGATCACTTTTCACAATAGGCAGACATCTCGCCCGGCATCTCACCAAACATCTCGCCTAACCATCGCCCTTCTTTGACGAGCACAACACTCCAAAGACACAGAGCAGATGAAAATTTGCAGGTATGAGCCAAAAAAAACGCGGCTGGCTCTGGCAATATGAGCGATAGTTCGCTATAGCGATCCAAATCTCATCTGCACACCCCGACCAGCATCGGCCCGGGCCCCCACGTCACAAGCCGAAAAGGCGAAAATCGCGGGTGCCTGTGCCTTGACATGAGCGCGAGACAAGATGCCAAAGCGGAACGACATTCAATCCATCCTCATCATCGGCGCCGGCCCGATCATCATCGGCCAGGCCTGCGAATTCGACTATTCGGGCACACAAGCCTGCAAGGCACTCAAAGAGGAAGGATATCGAGTCATTCTGGTCAACTCCAATCCAGCGACCATCATGACCGATCCGGAAATGGCCGATGCCACCTACATCGAGCCGATCACCCCGGAAATCGTCGCCAAGATCATCGAGAAGGAGCGCCCCGACGCGCTGCTGCCAACGATGGGTGGCCAGACCGCACTCAACTGCGCCTTGTCGCTGCGCAAGATGGGCGTGCTGCAGAAATACAATGTCGAGATGATTGGTGCGACCGCCGAAGCCATCGACAAGGCAGAAGATCGTGAGCTTTTCCGCGAAGCCATGACCAAGATCGGCCTAGACACCCCGGTCTCGCGCCTTGCGCACAACATCCCCGAAGCCCTTGAGGCTCTCGAAGTCGTCGGCCTTCCCGCCATCATCCGTCCGTCCTTCACCATGGGCGGCACCGGTGGCGGTGTTGCCTACAACCGAGAAGAATATCTCGACATCATCGAGACCGGGCTTGATGCCTCCCCGACTACCGAAGTGCTGGTTGAAGAGAGCATCATCGGCTGGAAAGAATTCGAGATGGAGGTCGTTCGCGACAAGAACGACAACTGCATCATCATCTGCTCGATTGAAAACCTTGACCCGATGGGTGTCCATACCGGCGACTCGATCACCATCGCACCGGCCCTGACCCTCACCGACAAGGAATACCAGATCATGCGCGACGCCTCGCTGGCGGTTCTGCGCGAGATCGGCGTAGAAACCGGCGGGTCGAACGTCCAGTTTTCGGTCAATCCGGAGAACGGCCGCCTGATCGTCATCGAGATGAACCCGCGTGTGTCGCGCTCCTCGGCGCTGGCCTCCAAGGCAACGGGCTTCCCCATCGCCAAAGTCGCCGCCAAGCTCGCCGTCGGCTATACCCTTGATGAACTCGCTAACGACATCACCGGCGGCGCAACCCCGGCATCGTTCGAGCCGTCCATTGACTATGTGGTCACCAAAATCCCACGCTTTGCCTTTGAGAAATTCCCCGGTGCCGAGCCCCTGCTCTCCACCGCGATGAAATCCGTCGGCGAAGTCATGGCTATCGGCCGCACCTTCCAGGAATCCCTGCAGAAGGCCCTGCGCGGCCTCGAAACCGGACTCACTGGCCTCAACGAGGTTGAAATCGACGGCCTTGGTCAGGGTGATGACAAGAACGCCATTCGCGCCGCCCTTGCACGCCCGACCCCGGACCGTCTGCTCAAGGCTGCACAGGCCATGCGCCTTGGTGTGCCGCACGATCAGATCCACGAGATCAGCAAGTTCGATCCCTGGTTCCTCGAGCAGGTGCAGGGCATCATCGACATGGAAGAGCGCGTCCGCGCCCATGGCTTGCCGACCGATGCCGCCAACCTGCGCAAACTCAAGAGCATGGGCTTCTCCGACAATCGCCTAGCCGAGCTGGCGAACGTGAGCGCTGCCAAGGTCTCCAAACTGCGCCGCGAGCTTGATGTGCACCCGGTCTACAAGCGCATAGATACCTGCGCGGCCGAGTTTGCCTCCCCAACCGCCTACATGTATTCGACCTACGAGATGCCCTTCAATGGCGAGATGGTTTGCGAAGCCAACCCGTCCGACCGCAAGAAGGTTGCCATTCTCGGCGGTGGTCCGAACCGGATCGGTCAGGGCATCGAGTTTGACTATTGCTGCTGTCATGCCTGCTACGCCATGAACGAAGCCGGCTATGAAACCATCATGATCAACTGCAACCCCGAGACCGTCTCCACCGACTATGACACTTCGGACCGGCTGTATTTTGAGCCGCTGACCATTGAGGACGTGATCGAGATCCTGCGCAAGGAACAGGAAAACGGCACCCTCGAAGGCGTGATCGTGCAGTTTGGTGGCCAGACCCCGCTGAAACTGGCGCAGGCCCTTCAGGACGCGGACATTCCGATCCTTGGCACCTCTCCGGACGCCATCGACCTTGCCGAAGACCGCGACCGCTTCCAGAAGCTGCTGCACAAGCTCGATCTGATGCAGCCGCGCAACGGCATCGCCTATTCCATCGAACAGGCCCGCATCGTTGCCGACCAGATCGGCTTCCCCGTGGTCGTGCGTCCGTCCTATGTGCTGGGTGGTCGGGCCATGGAAATTGTCCGCACCCCGGACGCATTCGAGAAATACATCCAGATGACTCTGGCCGAACTCGTCCCGCCGGACATACGCCTCAAATATCCCAACGACAAGACCGGTCAGATCAACGCCGTTCTGGCGCAGAACGCTCTGCTCTTCGACAGCTACCTGTCTGGCGCCATTGAGGTTGACGTCGACTGCCTGTGCGATGGCGAAGACGTGGTCGTCTGCGGTATCATGGAACATATCGAGGAAGCCGGGATCCACTCGGGCGACTCTGCCTGTTCACTGCCACCCTACTCCCTGTCCGCCGAGACACAGGCCGAACTGGCCCGCCAGACCCGCGAGATGGCTCTTGCCCTCAACGTCGGCGGCCTGATGAACGTGCAGTTCGCCGTCAAGGATGGTGACATCTACGTCATCGAGGTCAACCCGCGCGCCTCGCGCACCGTACCGTTCGTTGCCAAGACCATCGGCAAGCCCGTGGCCAAGTTGGCATCCCGCGTCATGACCGGCGAGAAGTTGGCGTCCTTCGACCTCACGTTCGAGAGGCTCGACCACATCGCCGTCAAGGAAGCCGTCTTCCCGTTCGCCCGCTTCCCCGGCGTCGATACGCTGCTTGGCCCGGAAATGCGTTCCACCGGCGAGGTCATGGGCCTCGACAAGGACTTCCCCATCGCCTTTGCCAAATCCCAGCTTGGCGGCGGCACCAAGGTACCCAGCTCAGGCACCGCTTTCATCTCGGTCAAGAATGACGACAAACCCCGAATTCTGGCAGCAGTCCGTCGCCTCAAGAAGATCGGCTTCCGGATCATCGCAACCGGTGGTACTCAGCGCTATCTCTCGGAGAATGGCATCGAGTGTGAAAAGATCAACAAGATGCTTGAAGGTCGCCCTCATATCGTCGATGCTTTGAAAAACGGTGAAGTGCAGCTCGTCTTCAACACCACCGAGGGTGCAAAAGCACTTTCCGACAGTCGGGATTTGCGCAGAGCCGCACTTTTGCATAAAGTACCCTACTACACGACGGTTGCCGGTGCCTTGGCAGCGGCTCAGGGAATTGAAGCTTACAGAACTGGGAACATTGAAGTCCGGCCTCTGCAGGACTATTTCTCCCACTAGGAGGGAAAAAGCGCTCGGTTAGAGCAGCTTGAGCTCTCGACACTGGAATAAAATCGATCGCGTTCCGAAGGCGGGGAGCCTTCGGAGCGCTTAACTTTTATATACGGGGTGTTGCCCCGACCTATCAGGAGGATTTCCTAAGGCTATGGAAAAAATCCCAATGACGCCAGACGGATATAAGGCTCTGGAAAAAGAATTGAAAATGCGCAGCGGCGAAGAACGCCCGCGCATCATTGCAGCAATTTCCGAAGCACGCGCTCACGGTGACCTGTCTGAGAATGCGGAATATCATGCCGCCAAGGAACAGCAGAGCCTGAACGAGGGCCGCATTGCAGAGCTCGAAGACAAACTCGGCCGCGCTGAGGTTATCGACGTCTCCAAAATGAGCGGAGACAAGATCAAGTTCGGCGCCACCGTTACCATCGTGGACGAGGACACCGACGAGGAAAAGACTTATCAGATCGTTGGCGATATGGAAGCAGATCTGTCCAAGGGCAAGATTTCCCTGTCCTCGCCAATCGCCCGCGCCCTCATTGGCAAGGAAGCCGAGGATTCTGTCGAAGTCACTGCACCGGGTGGCTCGAAGTCCTACGAAATCCTCAAGGTCCAGTATATCTGACCCTCAGGAACCGGACATCAGGCAAGAAAAAGAGCGCGCTGGAAACCAACGCGCCTTTTCATTGTGCCCATATGGTCACTGGCCCCGTAGGCGCCTGACCGCGCCCTGCACCAAGACGGCACAGCCGGGCAGCACAGGCAAGCGCTTGGAAGCGCCTCAATCGCCAAGGTCAATTGGTACGGTCGGCTCGTTCTTGCTTTGACGAATGGTCAGCGAGGTCCGCACGCTATCCACGTTGGGTGCAGCGGTCAGCTCGTTGATGACAAAGGACTGGAAGGCCTGAAGATCAGGCGCCACGCACTGCAGGATAAAATCGATATCGCCCGAAAGCATGTAGCATTCCCTCACCTGAGGCCAGGAACGCACCCGCTGCTCGAATGCCACCAAATCGGCCTCGGCCTGTGAATGCAGGCCGACCATCGCGATGGCGGTGACATCAAAGCCGACCTGCTTTTCGTCTACGATTGCTCGATAGCCCTTGATGATGCCAGCTTCTTCGAGGGCACGAACACGGCGCAAGCAGGGAGGAGCGGAAATGCCCACTCGGCGGGCCAGTTCCACGTTGGTGATACGACCGTCGTCCTGCAATTCCTTCAGGATTTTCCAGTCAATGGGATCAAGTCTTGCTTTCAAGGCAATCGCTCTCTACTTGGGGTGAGCTGATGGGGCGAGACGCTGGGCCGATTGAGAATGTCAGGATGGCCGGGCTGGCCTATAATAGTCCCAAATGGTTATGAATGGAAACTTTCGACACATTTTTGTTCGCATTTCCGACACAGACTAACAATCCTGTGAATGATTCGAAAAATCCACACAAAAAGGGGCACTCTCGTGGTGACTGATACGGACCGCACGATCTGGGTATTGAGTGATGGCAAGGCCGGAGACGAGAATCAGTGCCTTGGAGTCGCTGAACGATTGGGCGGCAAGATCGATCTGCGCCGGGTTGCCCCACAGAAGCCCTGGGTGTGGTTGATGCCTTGGGGACCGATTCCCCCAAAGGATGCTCCGGGCAGGGAAGGCTCGCCCCTCAAGGGCCCCTTTCCCGACATCGCCATTGCGTCAGGTCGTCGCACTGTGGCCTATCTGCGCAAGCTCAAGGAGATCAGCCCCAAGACGATCACGGTCTTTCTGAAGGACCCGCGCACGGACTCGCTTCAGGCCGATCTCATCTGGGTTCCCATCCATGACAAGCGCCGGGGCCCCAATGTGCTGGCCCACGCTGACCGCGCCGCACAGGCTCTCACCGCAGATCCTGAGCGAAGCACGTACCACCGGCCCCTCGGCCCTGCACCACCTGTCCGCCCCCCGCGTGGCGCTCGTACTGGGAGGCGACACATCAAAGGCGGCCTTCGGCACCCATGCCTCACGCAGACTTGCAGACCATTTGATCAAGGACTTACCAGCGAACGTCTCGATCATGGTGACCCCTTCGCGGCGAACCCCGAAGCACCTCATGGCAGCGGTGAAACAGGCCCTGCTCCCCCGCCCTCACTGGATCTGGGATGGCACCGGCACAAACCCCTATCCCACTATGCTGGCCTTGGCAGACGCAATCATCGTCACGGCGGATTCGCATTCCATGCTCTCCGACGTCATGGCGACCAGCGCTGCCATCTACATCTTCGAGCCGGACGACTTTCCGGCCAAGATGAAGACGACCATCGACCGCCTTGTGTCCCATCCGGGTGTCCAGCGTTTCGATGGTACCCTTGAAACCGGCACCAGAGCCCCCATAGATTCTACTGAACTCATTGCAGATGAAATCCGGGATCTGCTAAAAACCCACTGAAGCAATTCGGTACCGACGGATTCTCGACGGCCGAGATCCCGGATAATCGACCCTATCGAAGAAAGAAACTCCAATGCACAGCAAAGTCTTGATCATTGGCTCTGGTCCGGCTGGCTATACCGCTGCGATCTATGCCGCCCGTGCCATGCTCGAACCCACCCTTGTTGCAGGCATGCAGGAAGGTGGCCAGCTCACCATCACCACCGAAATTGAAAACTATCCGGGATTTGCCGAAGAGATCCAGGGGCCGTGGCTCATGGAACAGATGAAGGCACAGGCTGCCAACGTCGGCACCAAGCTCATCTCCGACATCATTACCGAGGTCGACCTGTCCTCCCGCCCATTCAAGGCAAAGGGCGATTCCGGCACCGAATACACCGCCGACAGCGTGATCATCGCCACCGGCGCGCAGGCCCGCTGGCTTGGCCTTGAAACCGAAGAGAAATTCAAGGGCTTCGGCGTCTCGGCTTGCGCCACCTGCGACGGCTTCTTCTATCGCGGCAAGGAAGTGCTCGTCATCGGCGGCGGCAACACCGCCGTGGAAGAGGCCCTCTACCTGACCCACCATGCGGACAAGGTGACCGTCATTCACCGCCGTGACGAATTCCGCGCCGAGAAGATCCTGCAGAACCGGCTCGAAAAGAACCCGAAGATTGAAGTGATCTGGGACACGGTGGTCGATGAGTTCATCGGCAAGCAGGGTTTCCCCCCCAGCGTCACCGGCGCCAAGCTGCGCAACGTGAAGACCGGCGAAGTATCCGAGATCACCGCTGACGGCATTTTCGTCGCCATTGGCCATGCGCCTGCGGTCGAGCTGTTCAAGGACCAGCTCAAGATGAATAACAACGGCTATTTGTGGACCGCTGCCGATTCGACAGCCACCTCGATCCCCGGCGTCTATGCCGCTGGTGACGTGACGGACGACAAATATCGTCAGGCCGTAACGGCAGCCGGCATGGGCTGCATGGCTGCTCTCGAAGCGGAAAGATACCTCGCCGAACTCGAAGACTCTGAATAATAACGCATTTCACGTCGGAAATGGTTGGATAAGTCGCTCAGGGCTTTGATTTGCATTGCAATGTTATTAGACTATAGGCTACGCCAGTTTACGCATGACTGGCGTAGCCTAAATGCATAGCAAGGTTTAGGAATCAAAGTACGGCACCAAACATGGGTGACCCTGGTTCGATTCAGGGGCAATCCATTGGAGAGCGATATGGATTGGGACAAACTTCGCATATTCCATGCGGCCGCAGATGCGGGTAGCTTCACTCACGCTGGTGACAAGCTGCATATGAGCCAATCCGCTATTTCCAGACAGGTCAGCGCCCTTGAGGCCGATCTCGGTGTAACGCTCTTCCACCGCCATGCCCGTGGCCTGATCCTGACAGAGCAGGGCGAACTGCTCTATCGCACCGCCCACGATGTTCTGATGAAGCTGGAAACGGTGCGCACACACCTGACCGACTCCAAGGAAAAGCCGACCGGCGAGCTGCGCCTCACCACCACGGTTGGCCTTGGCTCCGCATG
This region includes:
- the dnaG gene encoding DNA primase — its product is MKYPQNLLEEIRDRIPVSDVVGRKVKLRRQGREFAGLSPFNKEKTPSFFVNDQKQFYHCFSSGKHGDIFRFLMETEGLSFPEAVEALAAQAGVVLPDPDPQVQRRERERASLYDIMEMATRYFQLQFSSDYGREARLYAQNRGLKPETLKTFRVGFSVNSRDHLKSYLLERGVSEQDMLDTGLVIKPDDGRATYDRFRNRLMIPIEDEKGRVVAFGGRTLDPDGKPKYLNSPETKLFFKGTMLFNANRARQAAYEANSAIVVEGYMDAIALHQVGIKHVVASLGTAFTEQQIARMWRFSNEPYICFDGDRAGRQAAHRAIERILPSLKAGYSFQFVFLPNGQDPDDLVRQGGAEAFGEVLRSAKPLSEVIWERELEAQPVDTPERKAAFEKRIEDLLRLIKEERVQRQYQMSFKSALSNLFWQQERARRDQNRNRYFTGGGARAGQGAGPSSAIQASGNVSRVPEEGQSTEYENCLIGLSIHMPYLFEQFAEQILALPFQKSSLEAFKFVLSHLVFDKRARTYSDIYKECPADLMDLLDDMHGMEVRDPSGKVTQPWGWRLAGRQRVHQLAYGPSRLFLERLFQSYLNVLEVREIEKDLQREMAQLSGAVSEDMFARIQFLTNEVHRRREENLREEHELSELYNQMKAAGVKANLEDVLAELGRSYVD
- a CDS encoding GatB/YqeY domain-containing protein — its product is MRERINESLTEAIRQQDKRRMATLRLVNAALKDRDVEARSQGSDRVSDEEVLQILAKMVKQRDESIRTYEEAGRLELAEQERDERSIILEFLPQQMEESEVNATCAKAVEELDADGLRDMGKVMAHLKAHYPGQMDFGKASCIVKDLLR
- the carA gene encoding glutamine-hydrolyzing carbamoyl-phosphate synthase small subunit, which translates into the protein MAQSASLQASAPAPWDEIKPTALLVLADGTVIEGQGIGTTGSAVAEVCFNTAITGYQEILTDPSYAGQIVTFTFPHIGNIGTNDEDVETIDMESTSGVRGTVIKTDITEPSNYRASRHFDAWLKSRGIIGIAGIDTRALTAHIREKGLANAVIAHSPDGKFDVEALKREAAGWNGLVGADLAKDVTADEAYAWTETPWVWDEGFGTQKEAAFHVVAIDFGIKRNILRLLAREGCKLTVLPATATGEEILALKPDGVFLSNGPGDPAATGEYAVDAIKAVIDAGIPLFGICLGHQMLALALGGKTTKMHQGHHGANHPVQDKTTGKVEITSMNHGFAVDGDSLPKGVSETHVSLFDGSNCGLAVDGKPIFSVQYHPEASPGPQDSHYLFTRFLNLIRASKGMEQVAE
- a CDS encoding neutral zinc metallopeptidase, with translation MRWRGRRESSNVEDRRGQTSGNYTGGRMRLPIGGRRKGGPSLIVLIIIGGVLWMMGVSPSTILSMLMGGDIVMPQQTQTTQTTRTTNTQRSAAEEEMASFVKVVLAETEDVWGQIFKSAGQTYPEPSLVLFSGQVQSACGFASAATGPFYCPGDKKVYIDLDFYNELKTRFEAPGDFAQAYVIAHEVGHHIQNLTGVLPKFNEMRRSMSTVEANQMSIRVELQADCYAGVWGYYTNQKGLLERGDLDEALNAATQIGDDALQKRTQGYVVPDSFNHGTSAQRKKWFQRGYEAGKVSACDTFSVANP
- a CDS encoding helix-turn-helix transcriptional regulator, translated to MLPDQFRAWRRSMGLKQKDAADLLGLKKRMIQYYEKGKREGKAVTIPKSVRLACYALSVGISDYDGSNISKLDLSQIVDPSDPNLE